From the genome of Candidatus Palauibacter scopulicola, one region includes:
- a CDS encoding SLC13 family permease, with protein sequence MNLEVFLVGGILLVAVVLFVTEKIRVDLVALMVMLGLVVTGILDGEEAIMGFANEAVITIASVLVLSGALMRTGVAHFIGQRVLAASGDGVGRLTAVMMATVGLLSGIMNDIGITALMLPVVLDMARRTGTPPSKLLMPLAFGSLLGGMTTLIGTAPNILVNGALQDGGFEPFGMFSFTPVGLTALAAGIVYMTFLGRRLFPDRDPKKESTPADLGGLYDLRGLIGMLRAPENSTLAGKTLQQSRLGQALGLNVVAVQRSGQMILAPGTDFVLNGGDEMVVEGTLERFEALRAWKQLEIESRDRTLGRITDASVEVAELELAEDSSLIGQTVREANLRRTRHLHVLAILRGDRAHRTGLRLMTLAPGDRLLVAAKSGRLAALEEDKTLGTVHSVPAGELISRYQMERRIQSVRISEESLLAGQLLAETRLADAFGLTVVGILRAHEELLMPDPDTRLEGGDVLLLRGRFEDLEILEGLQELTVGDNRPLDFSRLESDTIGLAEASLSPRTTFAGKTIEELKFRKSFGVSILAIWRNGEIYRSGLPKMELLPGDAFLLHGDRNKLALLAEHPDFLVMTEEAAEVVRSRKAPVSAVIMAGVLTSVVSGLLPIFIAAPIGAVAMVLTGCLNIEEAYRCIEMKAVVLIAGMLSLGMAMQESGTAALVAEAVLGSLADFGPLAVVAGLFLITALSAQMMPTAAVAVLMSPIALSTAVSEGLSPHALMMTVAVASSCAFMSPVGHPVNLLVMGFGGYRFVDFIKAGFPLFILVMAVVLTVLPLVWQLAPAG encoded by the coding sequence ATGAACCTCGAGGTCTTCCTCGTCGGGGGGATTCTCCTGGTCGCGGTGGTCCTGTTCGTCACCGAGAAGATCCGGGTGGATCTCGTCGCGCTGATGGTGATGCTGGGGCTCGTGGTGACCGGCATCCTCGACGGCGAAGAGGCCATCATGGGCTTCGCCAACGAAGCCGTCATCACCATCGCTTCGGTGCTCGTCCTGAGCGGCGCGCTCATGCGGACCGGGGTGGCCCATTTCATCGGCCAGCGCGTGCTCGCGGCATCGGGCGATGGCGTCGGCCGCCTCACCGCGGTGATGATGGCCACGGTCGGCCTCCTGTCGGGCATCATGAACGACATCGGGATCACCGCCCTCATGCTGCCGGTCGTACTGGACATGGCCCGCCGCACCGGGACGCCGCCCTCCAAGCTGCTCATGCCCCTCGCCTTCGGATCCCTGCTCGGCGGGATGACGACCCTGATCGGAACGGCGCCGAACATCCTCGTGAACGGGGCGTTGCAGGATGGCGGGTTCGAGCCGTTCGGGATGTTCTCGTTCACGCCCGTCGGGCTGACCGCGCTCGCCGCGGGAATCGTCTACATGACCTTCCTGGGGCGGCGGCTGTTTCCGGACCGGGATCCGAAGAAGGAATCGACGCCCGCGGATCTGGGCGGACTTTACGACCTGCGCGGCCTGATCGGCATGCTGAGAGCCCCCGAGAATTCCACCCTGGCGGGCAAGACACTGCAGCAAAGCCGCCTGGGCCAGGCCCTGGGTCTGAACGTCGTCGCCGTGCAGCGAAGCGGACAGATGATCCTCGCTCCCGGGACGGACTTCGTCCTGAACGGGGGAGACGAGATGGTGGTCGAAGGAACCCTCGAGAGGTTCGAAGCTCTGCGCGCATGGAAGCAACTGGAGATCGAGTCCAGAGACCGGACTCTGGGGCGGATCACCGATGCCTCCGTCGAGGTGGCGGAACTGGAGCTGGCGGAAGATTCATCGCTGATCGGGCAGACCGTTCGCGAGGCGAATCTGCGCCGGACCCGCCACCTGCACGTCCTCGCGATTCTGCGCGGCGATCGGGCACACCGCACGGGATTGCGGCTCATGACGCTCGCTCCGGGGGACCGCCTGCTGGTTGCGGCGAAGAGCGGGCGCCTCGCCGCACTGGAGGAGGACAAGACCCTCGGAACGGTCCATTCGGTGCCGGCAGGAGAACTGATCTCCCGCTACCAGATGGAACGCAGGATTCAGAGCGTCAGAATCTCGGAAGAATCGCTGCTCGCCGGTCAGTTGCTCGCGGAAACCCGGCTGGCCGACGCGTTCGGGCTGACGGTGGTGGGCATCCTGCGGGCCCATGAGGAGCTGCTCATGCCGGACCCGGACACAAGACTCGAGGGAGGGGACGTCCTCCTCCTCCGGGGACGGTTCGAGGACCTCGAGATCCTGGAGGGGCTCCAGGAACTGACGGTGGGCGACAATCGTCCCCTGGACTTCAGCCGGTTGGAGTCCGACACCATCGGCTTGGCGGAGGCTTCGCTTTCTCCGCGCACGACGTTCGCGGGAAAGACGATCGAGGAACTCAAGTTTCGCAAGAGCTTCGGCGTTTCCATCCTTGCGATATGGCGGAACGGAGAGATCTACCGGAGCGGGCTCCCGAAAATGGAACTGCTCCCGGGCGATGCGTTCCTGCTTCACGGCGACAGGAACAAGCTTGCGCTCCTGGCGGAACACCCGGACTTCCTCGTCATGACCGAGGAAGCGGCGGAGGTGGTGCGAAGCCGGAAGGCGCCGGTCAGCGCCGTCATCATGGCAGGCGTCCTGACGTCGGTGGTCTCGGGCCTGCTGCCGATCTTCATCGCGGCGCCGATCGGGGCGGTCGCGATGGTGCTGACGGGGTGCCTCAACATCGAAGAGGCCTATCGGTGTATCGAGATGAAAGCGGTGGTCCTGATCGCTGGGATGCTCAGCCTGGGAATGGCGATGCAGGAGTCCGGAACCGCCGCGCTGGTGGCCGAGGCGGTGCTGGGATCGCTCGCGGACTTCGGTCCGCTGGCGGTGGTGGCGGGACTCTTCCTGATCACCGCGCTGTCCGCTCAAATGATGCCGACGGCGGCGGTGGCGGTGCTCATGTCGCCCATCGCACTCAGCACGGCCGTCAGTGAAGGGCTCTCGCCCCACGCGCTCATGATGACGGTGGCGGTGGCGAGTTCCTGCGCCTTCATGAGCCCGGTGGGACATCCGGTGAACCTGCTGGTGATGGGGTTCGGGGGATATCGGTTCGTTGATTTCATCAAGGCCGGATTCCCGCTGTTCATCCTGGTCATGGCGGTGGTCCTGACCGTGCTCCCGCTCGTCTGGCAGCTGGCGCCGGCGGGCTGA
- a CDS encoding DUF6526 family protein, translating into MPQPQNYANHARRPPPLFLAGAFLSTAATLGVGILLVVDFSAGTLALFVVAACTAIALLSARRFATGVQDRVIRLEERLRLERLLPDDLKGDIGQLTTDQLIALRFASDAELPGLVRRVLAGELTSRDSIKQAVEDWRPDHQRI; encoded by the coding sequence ATGCCCCAGCCCCAGAACTACGCGAACCACGCCAGGCGCCCCCCACCGCTGTTCCTCGCGGGCGCCTTTCTCTCAACGGCCGCGACCCTCGGCGTCGGAATCCTGCTCGTCGTGGACTTCAGCGCGGGAACCCTGGCCCTGTTCGTGGTCGCCGCCTGCACCGCGATCGCCCTTCTCTCCGCGCGGCGCTTCGCAACGGGCGTTCAGGATCGGGTGATCCGCCTGGAGGAGCGCCTCCGCCTGGAGAGGCTTCTGCCGGACGACCTGAAGGGCGACATCGGGCAGCTGACGACGGACCAGCTCATCGCCCTCCGCTTCGCCTCCGACGCGGAACTGCCCGGATTGGTACGCCGGGTCCTCGCGGGCGAACTGACGAGCCGGGACTCCATCAAACAGGCCGTCGAAGACTGGCGCCCCGACCACCAGCGCATCTGA
- a CDS encoding TonB-dependent receptor, with translation MQSRSQYHTTFAILAVAMLSPMQVIAQQAGITGRVTDLETGSPVSNAAVAVLGQPSGPVVADESGAFQITVAAGTYSILVTRIGYETARIDGVSVEAGETETVTVELRSRALALNPLVVTASRREEKELDAPASVSTLTGEQISRMIAPTPADHVRTLPGVDLASTGLTQSYMVVRGFNNVSSGRLLSIVDNRYARIPALRINAINMIPTTDMDIERIELARGPGAALYGPNAAEGVMHIITSSPIDRPGTTVSMAGGERSVFQMLFRSANAVSERFGIKVSGQYLRGNDWEYVDPWEVAAREASPGHPRIGVRDPVNERYFADVRTDFRFSDDGEFILSGGLNNSLSSINLTSVGSAQTHDWQYRYGQARLLKGRLFAQFFLNQTHSGDNSYLLRSGELIVDRSRTMAAQVQHGFDWGARQRFTYGFDWQRTEPRSEGTIYGRNEDDDLLVETGAYLHSETGLGDRFDLVTALRVDHHNRLTDVNLSPRAALVFRPAEGHNLRLNYNQAYATPSTSAMFLDIPTGRLPIAPGVGYTLRAHGVPSGGLTFSDRCQGGLMDHCMRSPFLPGQLPANAALFWDALIEQFAPATLRPLLLGPGMRPTDPALGTVFRRLNTDALGPAGGDVFPLDSGPVELPELVPTVFNSIEAGYKGLIRNRVRLAVDVYFANVENFVGALKVESPNVFLDPASTGAFLASRLGPLVQAGHVTTEQIAELAAGLAEVPVGAVTPDQFDAPDLLLASRNFGSASYWGADFSTQFIVSDRVSLTAAYSFQSRECFDFDEDGDCPGSDDLALNAPSHKGSVGFAFTDRARGFVLDGRWRFTDGFDMRSGVFAGAVDAYHVLDLTAGYQLPFQPNARLELTVYNLLNNLHREFVGAPELGRLALLRLRYDF, from the coding sequence ATGCAGAGTCGAAGCCAGTACCACACGACATTCGCCATCCTGGCTGTGGCGATGCTGAGCCCCATGCAGGTCATCGCCCAGCAGGCCGGCATCACGGGCCGGGTGACCGACCTGGAGACCGGCAGCCCCGTGAGCAACGCCGCCGTCGCGGTGCTCGGCCAGCCATCGGGCCCGGTCGTCGCCGACGAGTCCGGCGCCTTTCAGATCACGGTCGCGGCCGGCACCTACTCCATCCTCGTGACGCGGATCGGCTACGAGACGGCCCGCATTGACGGCGTCAGCGTCGAGGCGGGGGAAACGGAAACCGTCACGGTCGAACTCCGCTCCCGCGCGCTTGCGCTGAACCCGCTGGTCGTCACCGCATCGCGCCGCGAGGAGAAGGAACTCGACGCCCCGGCCTCGGTCTCGACGCTCACCGGCGAGCAGATCTCCCGGATGATCGCGCCCACACCCGCGGATCATGTCAGGACGCTGCCCGGGGTCGACCTCGCGAGCACGGGGCTCACGCAGAGCTACATGGTGGTGCGGGGATTCAACAACGTCTCGTCCGGACGGTTGCTCAGCATCGTGGACAACCGCTACGCGCGCATCCCGGCGCTGAGGATCAACGCCATCAACATGATCCCCACCACCGACATGGACATCGAGCGGATCGAACTGGCGCGCGGACCGGGGGCGGCGCTCTACGGTCCCAACGCGGCCGAGGGCGTCATGCACATCATCACGTCCTCGCCGATCGACAGGCCGGGCACGACGGTGTCGATGGCCGGCGGGGAGCGGTCCGTATTCCAGATGCTCTTCCGGAGCGCGAACGCCGTGTCGGAGCGCTTCGGAATCAAGGTGTCCGGCCAGTACCTGCGGGGGAACGACTGGGAGTACGTGGACCCCTGGGAGGTGGCGGCGCGCGAGGCCAGTCCCGGCCATCCGCGCATCGGCGTGCGCGACCCCGTCAACGAGCGCTACTTCGCGGACGTCCGCACCGACTTCCGGTTCTCCGATGACGGCGAGTTCATCCTGTCGGGCGGTCTCAACAACTCGCTGAGCAGCATTAACCTCACCAGCGTCGGGTCCGCGCAGACGCACGACTGGCAGTACCGCTACGGGCAGGCGCGGCTGCTCAAGGGCCGGCTGTTCGCCCAGTTCTTTCTCAACCAGACGCACTCGGGGGACAACAGCTATCTGCTGCGGAGCGGGGAGCTGATCGTCGACCGGTCGCGCACCATGGCGGCCCAGGTGCAGCACGGGTTCGACTGGGGCGCCCGGCAGCGCTTCACCTACGGGTTCGACTGGCAGCGCACCGAACCGCGCTCCGAGGGCACGATCTACGGCCGCAACGAGGACGACGATCTGCTGGTCGAGACCGGCGCCTATCTGCACTCCGAGACGGGTCTGGGCGACCGGTTCGACCTGGTGACCGCACTGCGGGTCGACCACCACAACCGCCTGACGGACGTCAACCTGTCGCCCCGGGCGGCGCTCGTGTTCCGTCCCGCGGAGGGCCACAACCTGCGCCTCAACTACAACCAGGCGTACGCGACGCCCTCGACGTCCGCCATGTTCCTGGACATCCCCACCGGCAGGCTCCCGATCGCGCCCGGCGTCGGATACACGCTGCGTGCGCACGGCGTCCCTTCCGGGGGACTCACCTTTTCGGACCGGTGCCAGGGGGGACTCATGGACCACTGCATGCGGTCCCCGTTCCTCCCGGGCCAGCTCCCCGCCAACGCCGCGCTGTTCTGGGACGCGCTGATCGAACAGTTCGCGCCCGCGACGCTGCGGCCCTTGCTGCTGGGGCCCGGCATGCGCCCCACCGATCCCGCGCTGGGCACGGTCTTCCGGCGTCTCAACACCGATGCGCTCGGACCGGCCGGTGGAGACGTATTCCCCCTCGACTCCGGGCCCGTCGAACTGCCCGAACTCGTCCCGACCGTCTTCAACAGCATCGAGGCGGGGTACAAGGGATTGATCCGGAACCGCGTACGGCTGGCCGTCGACGTGTATTTCGCCAACGTCGAGAATTTCGTCGGCGCGCTGAAGGTCGAATCCCCCAACGTCTTCCTCGACCCGGCCTCCACGGGCGCGTTCCTGGCGAGCCGTCTCGGGCCGCTGGTGCAGGCCGGGCATGTCACGACCGAACAGATCGCCGAACTGGCCGCCGGTCTCGCCGAAGTCCCGGTCGGCGCCGTCACTCCGGACCAGTTCGACGCGCCGGACCTGCTGCTGGCTTCGCGCAACTTCGGCTCGGCCAGCTACTGGGGCGCCGACTTCTCCACCCAGTTCATCGTCTCCGACCGGGTCAGCCTGACCGCCGCCTACTCCTTCCAGAGCAGGGAGTGCTTCGACTTTGACGAGGACGGGGACTGCCCCGGAAGCGACGACCTGGCGCTCAATGCCCCGAGCCACAAGGGCTCCGTGGGGTTCGCGTTCACCGACCGCGCCCGCGGATTCGTGCTCGACGGGCGCTGGCGCTTCACCGATGGTTTCGACATGAGGTCGGGCGTGTTCGCCGGGGCCGTGGACGCCTACCACGTCCTGGACCTGACGGCCGGCTATCAGCTTCCCTTCCAGCCGAACGCACGCCTCGAACTGACGGTGTACAACCTGCTCAACAACCTGCACCGGGAGTTCGTGGGGGCGCCGGAACTCGGAAGGCTGGCCCTGTTGCGGCTGCGCTACGACTTCTGA
- a CDS encoding AAA family ATPase has product MIRRIQALNYRCLRYVDVSLDRFHMLIGPNASGKSTLFDALTFLGDLVRDGLESAVGERTSNFQDLVWGRPSGDIGFELAIELDVPANLRERLPAEKDFRNFRYEIAIQGDDKGVRITSERALLMPAQKSVPPAQKKLFPDPLTPPPSILLGRGRRGTRSVASKSLRGTDSYYVETDPEAGKGWVTTIAFGPYRSTLGNLPESPEKFPVATYVKRKLEAGIKPVFLDTVAMRRASPPEFGTNGFAVDGSNLPWVIKRLRERHPADYKEWLGHVRTILADLEDVSVVVRSEDRHAYLMLQYDTGMEVPSWTASDGTLRLLALTLLAYIPGDGEIYLLEEPENGVHPLALEGIRDSLSSAYDAQVLVTTHSPSLLALVEPHEILCFDKNAEGASDVVVGSEHPLLRNWQGSIDKTVLFAKGVIG; this is encoded by the coding sequence ATGATCCGTAGGATCCAAGCCTTGAACTACCGATGCCTGCGGTACGTTGACGTGTCGCTTGATCGCTTCCACATGCTCATCGGTCCCAACGCCAGCGGGAAGAGCACGCTCTTTGATGCGCTCACGTTCCTCGGGGATCTGGTTCGCGACGGACTGGAGTCGGCCGTCGGAGAACGGACATCGAACTTCCAGGATCTGGTATGGGGGCGTCCGTCAGGGGACATCGGGTTCGAGTTGGCGATCGAGTTGGATGTCCCCGCGAATCTCCGCGAAAGGCTTCCGGCGGAGAAGGATTTCCGCAACTTCCGCTATGAGATCGCAATCCAGGGGGACGACAAGGGCGTTCGCATCACGTCCGAGCGCGCCCTGCTGATGCCTGCGCAGAAGTCCGTGCCACCGGCGCAAAAGAAGTTGTTCCCCGACCCTCTCACGCCACCCCCCAGCATACTGTTGGGCAGAGGGAGGCGCGGTACGAGGTCAGTGGCGAGCAAGTCGCTGCGCGGGACCGACAGCTACTACGTCGAGACGGACCCCGAGGCGGGGAAGGGGTGGGTCACGACGATCGCCTTCGGTCCCTACCGCTCCACCTTGGGCAACCTGCCGGAATCGCCCGAGAAGTTCCCAGTGGCCACGTACGTGAAGCGCAAGCTTGAAGCTGGAATCAAGCCCGTCTTCCTGGACACGGTTGCCATGCGACGCGCCAGCCCACCCGAATTCGGTACGAACGGGTTCGCCGTCGATGGGTCCAACCTGCCCTGGGTCATCAAGCGTCTCCGCGAACGCCACCCAGCCGACTACAAGGAATGGCTGGGCCACGTGCGAACCATTCTGGCCGATCTGGAGGATGTCTCCGTGGTCGTGCGCTCCGAGGACCGTCACGCGTATCTCATGCTCCAATACGATACAGGAATGGAGGTCCCGTCATGGACGGCATCCGACGGTACGTTGCGGCTGCTGGCCTTGACCCTTCTCGCGTACATACCCGGTGACGGCGAGATATACCTCCTGGAAGAACCGGAAAACGGCGTTCATCCCCTTGCCCTGGAGGGAATTCGCGATTCGCTGTCGTCCGCTTACGACGCACAGGTGCTCGTCACTACGCACTCTCCGTCGCTCCTCGCGCTCGTGGAACCACACGAGATTCTCTGCTTCGACAAGAATGCCGAAGGGGCGAGCGATGTCGTCGTCGGCAGCGAACACCCGCTCCTCCGAAATTGGCAAGGCTCGATCGACAAGACCGTTCTGTTCGCCAAAGGGGTGATCGGGTGA
- a CDS encoding amidohydrolase family protein → MSISAARRPEDPMAASKDFAAHPLHAAAAAAAVLLATLAAPGPAEATAVEAATILQEILISGGTVVTSEGRFDADVRVRDGTIVEIGTGLAAGAGAREIDATGLLVMPGGVDPHVHLGGRTRDDYRTGSQAALAGGITTISNFAFPAEGRTLAQAIERETALIREQAIADVILHAGINDPATQEGQVTTLAAETGQTSTKIFMVRTVFDADVPDYMATMDAAGRAGMLSMVHCEDGPILARAVAQLTAAGRTSLEYFPDSRPVVGEVVATQRAVAMAEATGAPIYAVHVSSAGALRVLQDARDRGLNVFVETRPIYLHFTRERFEGPDRGLYVGQPPLREQADQDALWAGIASGSVHVLATDHVAYRRDEKLDPSQTISRHRAGLSNLQVVRPMLYSEGVVQGRISEERFVAVTSTNAAKLFGLYPRKGTVAAGSDADIVLWDPDETRTIRDGDMLSGAGFSVYSGWEVTGWPVMTLRRGEVVYENGEIRAGPGSGELLRRGRWRAP, encoded by the coding sequence ATGTCCATCAGCGCCGCCCGCCGCCCGGAGGATCCCATGGCCGCCTCGAAGGACTTCGCCGCCCACCCGCTCCACGCCGCCGCCGCGGCGGCCGCCGTGCTCCTCGCGACGCTGGCCGCGCCCGGCCCGGCCGAGGCCACCGCGGTCGAAGCCGCCACGATCCTCCAGGAGATCCTCATCAGCGGGGGCACCGTGGTCACCTCGGAGGGACGGTTCGACGCGGACGTGCGGGTGCGGGACGGGACCATCGTCGAGATCGGGACCGGACTGGCCGCGGGGGCCGGCGCCCGCGAGATCGATGCCACCGGGCTGCTGGTCATGCCGGGCGGGGTGGATCCGCACGTCCACCTGGGGGGACGCACCCGCGACGATTACCGCACCGGGTCGCAGGCGGCGCTCGCGGGAGGCATCACCACCATCTCGAACTTCGCCTTCCCGGCCGAGGGGCGGACGCTCGCCCAGGCGATCGAGCGCGAGACGGCGCTCATCCGTGAGCAGGCGATCGCGGACGTCATCCTGCACGCGGGCATCAACGACCCCGCGACCCAGGAAGGCCAGGTGACCACCCTGGCCGCCGAAACCGGCCAGACCAGCACCAAGATCTTCATGGTGCGGACCGTGTTCGACGCCGACGTGCCCGACTACATGGCGACCATGGACGCGGCCGGGCGCGCCGGCATGCTGAGCATGGTGCACTGCGAGGACGGGCCCATCCTCGCCCGCGCGGTGGCCCAACTCACCGCCGCCGGACGCACCTCGCTCGAGTACTTCCCGGACAGCCGGCCCGTGGTCGGCGAAGTCGTCGCCACCCAGCGCGCGGTCGCCATGGCCGAGGCCACCGGGGCGCCCATCTACGCGGTCCACGTCTCCTCCGCGGGCGCACTGCGGGTGCTGCAGGATGCCCGCGACCGCGGGCTCAACGTCTTCGTCGAGACCCGCCCCATCTACCTCCACTTCACGCGCGAGCGCTTCGAGGGCCCCGACCGCGGGCTCTACGTGGGACAGCCGCCGCTTCGCGAGCAGGCCGATCAGGACGCCCTGTGGGCGGGCATCGCCAGCGGATCCGTGCACGTCCTCGCCACGGACCACGTCGCCTATCGACGCGACGAGAAGCTGGACCCGTCGCAGACCATCAGCCGGCACCGCGCCGGCCTGAGCAACCTCCAGGTGGTACGGCCGATGCTCTATTCCGAGGGCGTCGTCCAGGGACGCATCTCCGAGGAGCGCTTCGTGGCCGTGACCTCGACCAACGCCGCCAAGCTCTTCGGCCTCTACCCGCGCAAGGGCACGGTCGCGGCGGGCTCCGACGCTGACATCGTCCTCTGGGACCCGGACGAGACGCGCACCATCCGCGACGGGGACATGCTCTCCGGCGCCGGCTTCTCGGTCTACTCGGGGTGGGAAGTCACCGGCTGGCCCGTGATGACGCTGCGCCGAGGCGAGGTGGTGTACGAGAACGGGGAGATTCGGGCCGGGCCGGGGAGCGGTGAGTTGCTGCGCCGCGGGAGGTGGCGGGCGCCGTAG
- a CDS encoding acyltransferase family protein — protein MTGTRPQTRPETRPHGSLPRYHALDRLRASMMLLGVVRHAAVSYVPTVFFEWPYRDAQADMLSWWMIIFIRVFHLPVFFAIAGFFAAYLVETRGTREFLRHRWSRIGVPFLVAWPVLAAAMFFIVPFAAQFSATPPNAAYSLAELTSDRALDHLFMHLWFLYHLLILCVVASALRPLAARIPAGVRARALDLCGRWVHRGGIAVLMLAAGLILYRMESWAIDYYAGPFPAPRQLALYGLFFGFGWMLFRRREALEGFKRPTWVLLAAGILCFLAYRHFFEIGCPPRPDRTCAGGGEAQHLPAVVFLALSMWFMAYGLIGLFLRYLNRPSPRWRYMADASYWIYIVHVPFVMLLPLPLARVPLPGIVKLTLVSVAAIGLILLTYRYFVRPTFIGKQLNGRRHPHRHPRRRPRRHPRLTA, from the coding sequence GTGACCGGGACGCGGCCACAGACGCGGCCAGAGACGCGGCCACACGGGAGTCTTCCGCGATATCACGCCCTCGACCGGCTGCGTGCATCCATGATGCTGCTCGGGGTGGTTCGTCACGCCGCGGTGAGCTACGTGCCCACCGTCTTCTTCGAATGGCCGTACCGGGACGCCCAGGCCGACATGCTCTCCTGGTGGATGATCATCTTCATCCGCGTGTTTCACCTGCCCGTCTTCTTCGCGATCGCGGGGTTCTTTGCCGCGTACCTCGTCGAGACGCGCGGCACCCGGGAGTTCCTCAGGCATCGATGGAGCCGGATCGGGGTGCCGTTCCTGGTGGCCTGGCCCGTCCTGGCGGCCGCGATGTTCTTCATCGTGCCGTTCGCCGCCCAGTTCAGCGCCACCCCGCCGAACGCGGCCTACAGCCTCGCCGAACTGACCTCGGACAGGGCCCTGGACCATCTGTTCATGCACCTGTGGTTCCTCTACCACCTGTTGATCCTGTGCGTGGTCGCGAGCGCGCTTCGCCCGCTGGCCGCGCGGATCCCCGCGGGCGTGCGCGCCCGGGCGCTGGATCTCTGCGGGCGCTGGGTGCACCGGGGAGGCATCGCCGTGTTGATGCTGGCCGCGGGCCTCATCCTCTACCGGATGGAGTCGTGGGCGATCGACTACTACGCCGGCCCGTTCCCCGCCCCGCGCCAGTTGGCGCTGTACGGCCTGTTCTTCGGCTTCGGGTGGATGCTGTTTCGCAGGCGCGAGGCGCTGGAAGGTTTCAAGCGCCCCACGTGGGTTCTCCTCGCCGCCGGGATTCTGTGCTTCCTCGCGTACCGGCATTTCTTTGAGATCGGCTGTCCCCCGAGACCGGACAGGACGTGCGCGGGGGGCGGCGAGGCGCAGCATCTGCCGGCCGTCGTCTTCCTCGCGCTTTCCATGTGGTTCATGGCCTATGGCCTCATCGGCCTGTTCCTGCGCTACCTGAACAGGCCGAGCCCCCGCTGGCGGTACATGGCGGACGCGTCGTACTGGATCTACATCGTCCACGTGCCGTTCGTCATGCTGCTGCCTCTGCCCCTAGCGCGCGTGCCCCTTCCCGGGATCGTCAAGCTCACGCTGGTCTCGGTCGCGGCAATCGGCCTGATCCTGCTGACCTACCGCTACTTCGTCCGACCGACGTTCATCGGGAAGCAACTGAACGGACGCCGGCATCCACACCGGCATCCACGGCGCCGTCCCCGCCGGCATCCACGCTTGACCGCCTGA
- a CDS encoding multiubiquitin domain-containing protein, with product MAAQVLNKGPVEITVNNHRVKIHSPATGLEIKQAAVDAGIPIELDFILEREQGDEAVEIADDEKIDLHDDDKFTAADGDDNA from the coding sequence ATGGCAGCACAGGTGCTGAATAAGGGACCCGTCGAGATCACCGTGAACAACCACCGCGTGAAGATCCACTCTCCAGCCACAGGCCTCGAGATCAAGCAGGCTGCGGTGGATGCCGGCATCCCGATCGAACTGGATTTCATCCTGGAGCGGGAACAGGGTGACGAGGCGGTTGAGATCGCGGACGATGAAAAGATCGACCTTCACGACGACGACAAGTTCACGGCGGCCGACGGCGACGACAACGCATGA